Genomic DNA from Gilliamella sp. ESL0441:
CACGAACACCTGTACGTTTACGTGATGTCCATTTTTCGGCTCTTGCTTTACGATTTATACCTTGTATTGTCGAAGGCATCCCTGCAATGTTTGATAGCTCTTTTGATGAGAACCATTCTTTCATTTTAACCATCCTACTTTTAAATAACCAGAAAAAAATACAGAAATTTAAGAAACTTTGATACAATAATTAAGAAACTAATTATTAAAACTTTTAAGCCTTTCATAAGCAAATTACTAGTTTTAATAACTTAAAATCATAACATAGATAATCAAAGTTATAAACTAAGAGGGAATAAAAAAATGGAAATTAAATCCAGCGACTGGCATCAGGCCGATATTATAGCTGCATTAAAAAAGAGAGGGACAACGTTATCTGAACTATCTCGTCAATCGGGATTTAGTTCAACAACTCTTTGCAATGCTCTTGTCAGACCATGGACTAAAGGAGAAATTATTATCGCAACAGCCCTTGATTTAGAGCCTAAAGAGATATGGCCTAGCCGTTATATTGATTTCAAAACTAATCGCCCAATAAAACGAGTGGTAAGAAATATAAAAAGAAAATCAACAACACATAAAGTTGAAAAAAACAAGGAATAAATTCTTAAGAAATAATATGGAAATATAAAGAAATTTATAATTCTATATTTCCATATTATATGCATTTATTTTCTTAATATTCATTTTGTATTATTTTTGTTGAAAACGATAAAACAATCATTGTTGGCTTAAATATTTTATTTTGCTTACTTATCAAATAGATAATTGATAAATAATTTACATATTAAATCAGCTTAAATTGTTTATTTTATTCCGTTCAATAAGAATCGTTATGCCTGTGCATTAAAAGAATATATTGAGCAAGATATTTTTTAGAAATATAACATAGTTAACATGGTGAAAAAACTTTGTTCGAAAAGGAAATAATTAATTTATCAAAAACTCTTTTAGAAAAAGCATAAGTAATAATATAAAGTTATAGATACAAGAAAAACTTAACAGGTTATTCAATGATGGTAAAAAGCAGATTTTTAATAGTTGAAACAAATAACATTGACATTCCTGTGCTCATCAATTCACTGAATTATTAAAGTATTTGAAAAATAAAAATGGACGTTAAATTCAATTAATTTTTAATAATTTCGAGAATTTATGATGTAACGCGCTAACATAACCTAATAATAATTCAATCTTCGTAACATGACGAATAATATAATCATTCCTTTTATAAATCACTCAACCGTTTTAAAACAAAGATTCTTTGCTAGACAAAAAGAAACATTCCGCTATACTTACTGCCGAAATTAACCAGACAATCGCTGCTTTGTTGTAGTCCTTGTAAAAGAGGAGACAAACAGAGGGGAGGAAAGTCCGGGCTCCATAGGGCAGAGTGCCAGGTAACGCCTGGGGAATTTTGGCGTGAGCTAAAATTTACGACTAGTGCAACAGAGAGTATACCGCCGATGGCTTATATTTAAGATCAGGTAAGGGTGAAAGGGTGCGGTAAGAGCGCACCGCGCAACTGGTAACAGTTGTGGCACGGTAAACTCCACTCGGAGCAAGGTCAAATAGGGATTCATTGGCGCGGCCCGCGTTGAATCCGGGTAGACTGCTTGAGCTAATGCGTGAGCATTAGCCTAGAGGAATGATTGTCCACGACAGAACCCGGCTTATCGGTTAATTTCAATTTTTCTCTTGAGGATTCCCGTTTTCAGCAACATTAGCTTGCTTCTTTTTAGTTAGCCAACGTTTTAAAGCTAGCCAGATTGAGAAGATCAATCCTAAAATCAATAAAAATGCAGGAATAAGCATTAAAAGTGACATGATCTGCTTCTCATAGGTTTTAAAAATTGGTGATAAACCAAATAGATAGCCTAATGTAACAATCAAGAAAATCCATAATGTTGCACTAATCCAATTATAAATATGAAATTTTCTGCTATGTAACCCAGACAATCCCGCCATCATCGGTAATAATGTTCGTACAAAGGCGATAAAACGACCAATAAATAGGGCTTGTAATCCATATTTATGGAATAAAACTTCAGATTTATGATGATATTTTTCAGGCAGGTGTTCCATCCAACCTTTTACAAGTTTGGTATTACCTAACCAAAGGCCTTGTATATAACCTAGCCAAGTTCCTAAGGCAGCAGCAGCTATTAATATGACATTAATTAACCCGAAATGGAAAACATCAAGACTAATTAGCACTCCTGTTAAAAACAGTAAACTGTCACCTGGTAAAAAAGCCGCCGGCAATACACCATTTTCTAATAATATAATAACAAACAACATACCATATAATGTCCACAAGACATTAGGGTTTGAAAGTGTTGCAACATCCATATTTATAAAAGCTTGATAAAGAGTAATGATTGTTTCCATTTATTTTAAAATCCTATTCATCTAAGTTATTAGTGGTTAATAGTACCACCTACAGTTAAATTATTCACTTTCAATGTTGGTTGCCCAACACCTACTGGTACACTTTGTCCGGCTTTACCACAGACACCTACGCCAGAATCTAATGCAAGATCATTGCCTACCATAGATATTTGTTGCATCGTTTCAATGCCGGAACCAATAAGCGTTGCACCCTTTACCGGAGTAGTAATTTTGCCTTTTTCAATCAAATAGGCTTCTGAAGTAGAAAAAACAAATTTACCTGATGTTATATCCACTTGTCCACCTGCAAAATTAGGTGCATAGAGACCATAATCAACACTGCTGATAATCTCTTCAAAACTTGAATTACCTGGCAACATGTAAGTATTCGTCATGCGTGGCATTGGAAGACAAGCATAACTTTCTCGACGCCCATTACCTGTTGAGTGGGTATTCATTAACCGAGCATTAAGCTTATCGAACATGTAACCTTTAAGTAAACCATTCTCAATAAGTACAGTTTTTTGACTTGGTGTACCTTCATCGTCAATAGTCAACGAGCCACGGCGATTCTCTATCGTTCCATCATCTACGATGGTACAAAGTTCAGAAGTCACTTGTTCACCGATTTTATTTGAGAATACAGAACTATTTTTACGGTTAAAATCACCTTCTAACCCATGCCCTACTGCCTCATGCAATAATACTCCAGGCCAACCAGCCCCTAAAATTACAGGCATTGTCCCAGCAGGTGCCGCTTTTGCCGATAATAAAACTAAAGCTTGTCTTACCGCCTCGTGAGCAAAACTGTCTGCTACGGTTTCGGAGGTTTTGGGATTAATGGTTAAAAAATGCTCATAACCAAAACGACCACCTCCTCCACTTGATCCTCGCTCACGTTTACCATCTTGTTCAACTAACACTGAAATAGATAATCTTACCAATGGTCTAATATCCGCACACAACGTACCATCAGTTGCAGCAATTAAAACATCTTCATAGCTACCTGTTAAACTTACTGAAACTTCAGTTACTTTAGAATCCAAAGAACGAATCAATTTATCAAGATGTTTTAACAACGCAATTTTTTGTTCTTGGCTAAAACTGTTTATTGGATTTAAAGAATGATAAATCGGAACGGTATCAACGTTTTTAAGTGGTGTGACTAAAACAGGTGCTTGCACTTTAGTAATCGAATTCGCTGCCACTACACTTTGCTCTAAACGCATTAAAGATAGCTGATCCGTATAAGCAAATCCTGTTTTTTCACCAACAATAGCTCTAACTCCGACACCTTGATCACGATGAAAAGAGGCATTTTTAATAATGCCATCCTCAATAGACCAACTTTCATAAAAACCCGATAAAAAGTATAAATCGCCATAATCAATTTGTCTTGAACTCAACATATCTAATAAACGCAAAATATCCGTTTGACTTAGATTATTTGGTTGGAGTAATCGATCACTTACTTCAGTTACAATCATAAATTCCTTTATATTTTCTTCTAAATTAAATACAAGTTTAAAGTTGGTAATACCTATTTGATAGATTAATGTTTATCTCAAGCGTAAACGCTCTACAATGAAATATATTGTTCATTTTTGATATTTCAATACCTTATAGGATTTACATCAATACTACATCATATTGTTCTTGGATATAAAGTGGTTCAACTTTAACTTCAACACGTTTTCCAACAAACACTTTAACTTCAGCAAGTGCATGCGATTCATCATTGTTTAACGCATTAGCAACTGCCGCTGAGGCATACACCAATAGATATTCAGAACGATGTGCTTTATGAACTCGAACTATTTCACGTAATATTTCGTTACATACTGTTTCAACAGATTTAACAATACCTCGCCCCTTACAAGCAGGACATTCTTCACATAAAATATGTCCTAAACTTTCACGGGTACGTTTTCTTGTCATTTCAACCAAACCTAGACTTGAAAATGAATTAATCGTTGTTCTGGCTCTATCTTTTGATAGAAAGTCTTGCAGTGATTGGAGTACACGTTCTTGATGCAAACTTTGTTGCATATCAATGAAATCAATAATGATAATACCACCCAAATTTCGCAAACGTAACTGACGAGCAATAGCAATGGTTGCTTCAATATTGGTATTAAAAATTGTCTCTTCAAGATTTCGATGCCCGACAAATGCCCCAGTGTTAATATCAATCGTCGTCATGGCTTCGGTTTGGTCAATAATTAAATATCCCCCTGACTTCAATTTAACTTTACGATCAAGTGCACGTTGAATTTCATTTTCTGTATCGTAAAGATCGAATATTGGCGCACTTCCACGATAATGTGATAATTTGTCCGTGACTTCAGGCATAAATTCTTGGGTAAACTCAACTAGCAAATCATAGGTCAATTTTGAGTCAACTAAAATTCGCTCAATAGGGTCACCAACGAAATCACGTAACACGCGTTGAGATAATTGTAGTTCACCATATACCAAGTTTTTTGTGGTAGGTCGAGCCATACGCTCTTGAATCTTTGACCATAGCCGTTTTAGAAAATTAGCATCTTGTTCTAATTCATGGGCGCTTGCACCTTCCGCTGCGGTTCGAACGATAAAACCACCTTGTTCAGTGACATATTGCTCAACAATTTTTTTTAATCTTTCTCGTTCTTCTTCGCTATCAATACGTTGCGAAGTCGCCACATGGGCTGAATTAGGACCAGGCATTAAAACTAAATAGCGG
This window encodes:
- a CDS encoding helix-turn-helix transcriptional regulator, whose product is MEIKSSDWHQADIIAALKKRGTTLSELSRQSGFSSTTLCNALVRPWTKGEIIIATALDLEPKEIWPSRYIDFKTNRPIKRVVRNIKRKSTTHKVEKNKE
- a CDS encoding DedA family protein, with the protein product METIITLYQAFINMDVATLSNPNVLWTLYGMLFVIILLENGVLPAAFLPGDSLLFLTGVLISLDVFHFGLINVILIAAAALGTWLGYIQGLWLGNTKLVKGWMEHLPEKYHHKSEVLFHKYGLQALFIGRFIAFVRTLLPMMAGLSGLHSRKFHIYNWISATLWIFLIVTLGYLFGLSPIFKTYEKQIMSLLMLIPAFLLILGLIFSIWLALKRWLTKKKQANVAENGNPQEKN
- the tldD gene encoding metalloprotease TldD, which produces MIVTEVSDRLLQPNNLSQTDILRLLDMLSSRQIDYGDLYFLSGFYESWSIEDGIIKNASFHRDQGVGVRAIVGEKTGFAYTDQLSLMRLEQSVVAANSITKVQAPVLVTPLKNVDTVPIYHSLNPINSFSQEQKIALLKHLDKLIRSLDSKVTEVSVSLTGSYEDVLIAATDGTLCADIRPLVRLSISVLVEQDGKRERGSSGGGGRFGYEHFLTINPKTSETVADSFAHEAVRQALVLLSAKAAPAGTMPVILGAGWPGVLLHEAVGHGLEGDFNRKNSSVFSNKIGEQVTSELCTIVDDGTIENRRGSLTIDDEGTPSQKTVLIENGLLKGYMFDKLNARLMNTHSTGNGRRESYACLPMPRMTNTYMLPGNSSFEEIISSVDYGLYAPNFAGGQVDITSGKFVFSTSEAYLIEKGKITTPVKGATLIGSGIETMQQISMVGNDLALDSGVGVCGKAGQSVPVGVGQPTLKVNNLTVGGTINH
- the rng gene encoding ribonuclease G; this translates as MSVELLMNVTPSETRVAYIEDGVLQEIHVDRESRRGIVGNIYKGKIIRILPGMQAAFVDIGLEKAAFLHASDIMPHTECVSDSEQEQFQVKDISELVRQGQDIMVQVVKDPLGTKGARLTTDITLPSRYLVLMPGPNSAHVATSQRIDSEEERERLKKIVEQYVTEQGGFIVRTAAEGASAHELEQDANFLKRLWSKIQERMARPTTKNLVYGELQLSQRVLRDFVGDPIERILVDSKLTYDLLVEFTQEFMPEVTDKLSHYRGSAPIFDLYDTENEIQRALDRKVKLKSGGYLIIDQTEAMTTIDINTGAFVGHRNLEETIFNTNIEATIAIARQLRLRNLGGIIIIDFIDMQQSLHQERVLQSLQDFLSKDRARTTINSFSSLGLVEMTRKRTRESLGHILCEECPACKGRGIVKSVETVCNEILREIVRVHKAHRSEYLLVYASAAVANALNNDESHALAEVKVFVGKRVEVKVEPLYIQEQYDVVLM